In the genome of Myxococcus stipitatus, one region contains:
- a CDS encoding methyltransferase — MDFQARLEALTHQLRPWSPLWSRSILQGWPESGATYPEDWLAYARSLDEAGERQLDQGALVDAPPASLSALLGALEELTALPWHEGLHPLTVMERQGLSDKKAHELERVLSLLGPRTRFIQQAVDIGGGMGHLARLCARTFGWTFHSIDRDATLQDKGRRWLTRTRPSGGDTLCFIQASVEDGLQPRIDPLFSGQDRASLGLHTCGPLALTQLRKSQRAGFVLNIGCCYDKLEIPRDYPISRFGSTHPLPFTPHALALTTRGRPQKTDAEFARMKRVYAWRFAFHLLARRHFPEQDFVRAGDAPKGLYDSPFAVYARDRLERLGLDIGMTAAQLDAFEVSVRTETRDLLLCHLLRDRFARALEVVLLLDRAMRLEELGFQVELLQLFDPRLSPRNLALIASRSD, encoded by the coding sequence ATGGACTTCCAGGCGCGGCTCGAGGCGCTCACGCACCAACTCCGGCCCTGGTCCCCGCTCTGGTCCCGCTCCATCCTCCAGGGTTGGCCCGAGTCCGGTGCCACCTATCCCGAGGACTGGCTCGCCTATGCCCGGTCGCTCGATGAAGCGGGCGAGCGACAGTTGGACCAGGGGGCACTCGTGGACGCGCCACCCGCATCCCTGAGTGCGCTTCTCGGCGCACTCGAAGAACTGACGGCGTTGCCGTGGCACGAAGGACTTCACCCGCTCACCGTCATGGAGAGGCAGGGGCTCAGCGACAAGAAGGCCCACGAGCTCGAGCGGGTGCTCTCCCTGCTCGGGCCGAGAACGCGCTTCATCCAACAAGCGGTCGATATCGGCGGCGGCATGGGGCATCTCGCGCGCCTCTGTGCTCGGACGTTCGGGTGGACCTTCCACAGCATTGATCGGGACGCCACGCTGCAGGACAAAGGGCGACGGTGGCTGACGAGAACGCGTCCGTCCGGCGGGGACACCCTGTGTTTCATCCAGGCCTCCGTCGAGGACGGACTCCAGCCGCGAATCGATCCGCTCTTCTCCGGTCAGGACCGGGCGTCGCTCGGTCTGCACACCTGCGGGCCACTCGCGCTGACGCAGCTCCGGAAGAGCCAGAGGGCGGGCTTCGTCCTGAACATCGGCTGCTGCTACGACAAGCTGGAGATCCCGCGGGACTACCCCATCTCTCGCTTCGGGAGCACGCATCCGCTCCCATTCACCCCACATGCCCTGGCGCTGACGACGCGGGGACGTCCACAGAAGACCGACGCGGAGTTCGCGCGAATGAAACGGGTGTACGCGTGGCGCTTCGCGTTCCATCTCCTGGCGAGGCGCCACTTTCCCGAGCAGGACTTCGTGAGAGCGGGAGACGCACCCAAAGGACTCTATGACAGCCCCTTCGCCGTCTACGCGCGCGACCGATTGGAGCGACTGGGACTCGATATCGGCATGACAGCCGCCCAGCTGGATGCCTTCGAGGTGTCCGTTCGCACCGAGACGAGGGACCTCCTCCTCTGCCATCTGCTGAGGGACCGATTCGCGAGGGCGTTGGAGGTCGTCCTCCTGCTGGATCGTGCGATGCGCCTGGAAGAACTCGGCTTCCAGGTCGAACTCCTCCAGCTCTTCGATCCGCGTCTGTCACCTCGCAACCTCGCGCTCATCGCGTCGCGGAGCGATTGA
- the tnpA gene encoding IS66 family insertion sequence element accessory protein TnpA: protein MSKLVESEEWFQVAEAFEASGLTQKEFSAQRGLRLSTLQSWVYRRRRQRSRKAPAVRLLPVEVASTTQASAAMLEIVLPGGARVRFAPGTDVGYVARLLTALGR, encoded by the coding sequence ATGTCGAAGCTGGTTGAGAGTGAAGAGTGGTTCCAGGTCGCCGAGGCGTTTGAAGCGAGCGGCCTGACGCAAAAGGAGTTCTCCGCGCAGCGCGGGTTGAGGCTTAGCACGCTGCAGTCGTGGGTTTACCGGCGCCGACGTCAGCGGAGCAGGAAGGCCCCCGCTGTGAGACTGTTGCCGGTGGAGGTGGCGAGCACGACGCAAGCGAGCGCGGCGATGCTCGAGATAGTGCTGCCCGGCGGAGCGCGAGTGAGGTTCGCCCCAGGCACCGACGTCGGGTACGTGGCCCGGCTCCTCACGGCGCTGGGCAGGTGA
- the tnpC gene encoding IS66 family transposase, translating into MTSLEAKMAALERRVFGKRTEKLPPVAQELKARQDSPEEERARAAAALRTRRARAARKADAAVEREVRHEVPAEDRHCPACGSEELNPLGEGRRTVVYEHVPAFFEKQVHVQEVLACTCGRGVVTAPAPPKVVDKGEYGPGLLAHVVVSKCADAMPLHRLAQRMERGGVPMSRSTLTDLFHQSASAVRPLSSYLLQRIASAEVVWADETPLRVLDVKKTRRGYLWTFLTQTPQSEWLIGYRFSLGRAGKTPKDVLGGTTGALVVDGYTGYNAVTLPEGRTRVGCWAHLRRRFFEALPTAPEAREAMDLILELYRVEAQARDAGLVGTAAHRALRQESSTRVLVRLRTWLEVQTPRHPPKSPLGQALSYATKQWEALTRFVEDPRLPLDNNRSEAALRKAALGRKNFLFVGHETAGENLAGLYALVATCEANGVNPEAYLADVLLRVQTHPNSRIAELLPHEWKRQQTTGPPESRFQPQP; encoded by the coding sequence ATGACTTCGCTGGAGGCGAAGATGGCGGCGTTGGAGCGCCGCGTCTTCGGCAAGAGGACGGAGAAGCTGCCGCCCGTGGCCCAGGAGCTGAAGGCCCGCCAAGACTCCCCAGAGGAAGAGCGGGCCCGGGCGGCAGCGGCCCTCCGGACGCGACGCGCACGAGCGGCCCGCAAGGCCGACGCCGCGGTGGAGCGTGAAGTCAGGCACGAAGTCCCCGCCGAAGACAGGCACTGCCCGGCCTGCGGCAGCGAGGAACTCAATCCCCTGGGGGAGGGGCGCCGGACGGTGGTGTACGAGCACGTGCCGGCCTTCTTCGAGAAGCAGGTGCACGTGCAAGAAGTGCTGGCGTGCACCTGCGGCCGAGGTGTCGTCACCGCGCCCGCGCCACCCAAGGTGGTGGACAAGGGCGAGTACGGCCCGGGTCTCCTGGCACACGTCGTCGTCTCCAAGTGCGCGGACGCCATGCCGCTGCACCGCCTGGCACAGCGGATGGAGCGGGGCGGAGTCCCCATGAGCCGCAGCACGCTGACGGACCTCTTCCACCAGTCGGCCTCGGCGGTGCGGCCTCTGTCCTCGTACCTCTTGCAGCGCATTGCCTCGGCCGAGGTGGTGTGGGCTGACGAGACGCCGCTGCGCGTGCTGGACGTGAAGAAGACGCGCCGAGGCTACCTCTGGACGTTTCTCACCCAGACGCCCCAGAGCGAGTGGCTCATCGGCTACCGCTTCAGCCTGGGCCGCGCGGGCAAGACGCCCAAGGACGTGCTGGGCGGCACCACGGGCGCGCTCGTGGTGGACGGGTACACCGGCTACAACGCGGTGACACTGCCGGAGGGCCGCACGCGCGTCGGCTGCTGGGCCCACCTGCGCCGTCGCTTCTTCGAGGCACTGCCCACCGCGCCTGAGGCCCGGGAGGCGATGGACCTCATCCTGGAGCTCTACCGGGTGGAGGCCCAGGCGCGGGACGCGGGCCTCGTGGGCACTGCGGCGCATCGCGCGTTGCGCCAGGAGTCCAGCACTCGCGTTCTCGTGCGTCTGCGCACGTGGCTCGAAGTCCAGACGCCGCGCCACCCGCCGAAGAGTCCGCTGGGGCAGGCTCTCTCCTACGCGACGAAGCAGTGGGAGGCGCTCACCCGCTTCGTCGAGGACCCGCGGCTGCCCTTGGACAACAACCGCTCGGAGGCGGCGTTGCGAAAGGCCGCACTCGGCCGCAAGAACTTCCTCTTCGTCGGACACGAAACCGCTGGCGAGAATCTCGCGGGTCTCTACGCGCTGGTCGCTACCTGCGAGGCCAACGGCGTCAACCCCGAGGCGTACCTGGCTGACGTCCTGCTCCGCGTCCAGACGCACCCGAACTCGCGCATCGCGGAGCTGTTGCCTCACGAGTGGAAGCGTCAGCAGACCACCGGTCCGCCCGAGTCACGCTTCCAGCCCCAGCCCTGA
- a CDS encoding IS5 family transposase, whose protein sequence is MIEPLLPVRKPKREDRPGRTPTASRALWDGILWILRTGAQWSELPREKYPPYKTVHCWFQGWVKDGTFRVVLRALAADLKERGGFDLGEGFVDAFFASAKKGGPASGRPSAARGRRSWQLQTALVFLSPLARQALLPTRRNSSRAPSTRASSTSSPERLIGDKAYDADKLDERLWHERGVKLIAPHRRGRKTKTQDRRELRRYRRRWKVERLFAWLQNFRRLVTRYEVKVENFLGFLHLGCILILLRQF, encoded by the coding sequence TTGATTGAGCCGCTTCTTCCCGTGCGGAAGCCGAAGAGGGAGGACCGGCCTGGGCGGACGCCCACGGCTTCTCGTGCCTTGTGGGACGGAATCCTGTGGATTCTGCGGACCGGGGCGCAATGGAGTGAGCTGCCGAGGGAGAAGTACCCGCCCTACAAGACGGTCCATTGCTGGTTCCAGGGCTGGGTGAAGGACGGCACCTTCCGAGTTGTCCTCCGCGCCTTGGCAGCAGACCTCAAGGAGCGCGGAGGATTCGACTTGGGGGAAGGCTTCGTCGACGCGTTCTTCGCCTCGGCGAAAAAGGGGGGGCCTGCGTCGGGAAGGCCAAGCGCGGCAAGGGGACGAAGGTCCTGGCAGCTGCAGACGGCGCTGGTCTTCCTCTCGCCATTGGCGCGGCAAGCGCTTCTCCCCACGAGACGAAACTCATCGAGAGCACCCTCGACGAGAGCTTCGTCGACGAGCTCCCCCGAGCGACTCATCGGGGACAAAGCCTATGACGCAGACAAGCTCGACGAGCGACTGTGGCACGAGCGCGGAGTGAAGCTGATTGCCCCGCACCGCCGCGGGCGCAAGACGAAGACTCAGGACAGACGTGAGCTACGCCGCTACCGCCGACGCTGGAAGGTGGAGCGCCTTTTCGCCTGGCTCCAGAATTTCCGTCGCCTCGTCACTCGCTACGAGGTGAAGGTCGAGAACTTCCTCGGATTCCTCCACCTCGGCTGCATCCTCATCCTCTTGAGGCAATTCTGA
- the tnpB gene encoding IS66 family insertion sequence element accessory protein TnpB (TnpB, as the term is used for proteins encoded by IS66 family insertion elements, is considered an accessory protein, since TnpC, encoded by a neighboring gene, is a DDE family transposase.), translating to MFTLPASVRVVLATEPVDMRKSIDGLMALVQSGWGEDVYSGHLFAFVSRRGDRIKVLAWSRGGFVLLYKRLETGRFRLPKVETEARTVALDATQLAMLLDGIDVAEVRRPSAWAPPGRPAS from the coding sequence GTGTTCACCCTGCCTGCGTCCGTGCGCGTGGTGTTGGCCACGGAGCCAGTGGACATGCGCAAGTCGATTGATGGGTTGATGGCCCTGGTGCAGTCGGGGTGGGGAGAGGACGTGTACTCCGGGCACCTCTTCGCCTTCGTCTCGCGCAGAGGGGACCGCATCAAGGTGTTGGCGTGGAGTCGTGGCGGATTCGTGCTGCTGTACAAAAGACTGGAGACGGGGCGCTTCCGGTTGCCCAAGGTGGAGACCGAGGCGCGGACGGTGGCGCTGGACGCGACGCAGTTGGCGATGTTGCTGGACGGCATCGACGTGGCCGAAGTCCGACGCCCGTCTGCCTGGGCACCTCCCGGCCGCCCGGCCTCCTGA
- a CDS encoding NUDIX hydrolase produces MTDGRSWQGNWIARLYKRVRERGYDSVTAFAEDRPTASLVALAEELGPDDVAGVQVFKGLVAEAERSKRLTRLARGQLVRELSEALPNGWPAVLDDDARMEAAIALGQWAAYTPEPLLERVRSASGALLANPPPAGWRPLGPDDELLRTLLPDDEV; encoded by the coding sequence ATGACCGATGGACGCTCGTGGCAGGGGAATTGGATCGCCCGCCTGTATAAGCGTGTCCGTGAGCGGGGGTACGACTCGGTCACCGCCTTTGCTGAAGACCGCCCCACGGCATCCCTAGTCGCACTTGCAGAGGAGCTTGGCCCGGACGACGTTGCTGGTGTTCAGGTGTTCAAAGGGTTGGTCGCCGAGGCTGAGCGCAGCAAGAGGCTCACTCGATTGGCGCGCGGGCAGCTTGTTCGCGAACTGTCGGAGGCCCTCCCCAACGGCTGGCCAGCTGTGCTGGATGATGATGCCCGGATGGAGGCTGCGATAGCACTTGGCCAGTGGGCGGCATACACCCCCGAACCCCTTCTTGAGCGGGTAAGGAGTGCTAGCGGCGCGCTCCTCGCCAACCCGCCCCCTGCTGGCTGGCGTCCGCTCGGTCCTGACGATGAACTGCTTCGGACACTCCTGCCAGACGACGAAGTCTGA
- a CDS encoding dsDNA nuclease domain-containing protein, with translation MMHEQLDLANVKPSETGGPRASNRLDFQKNWTLCHLVERHKEGADYVVVCDYHDDVVVLIGVPSAAKLHFYQVKTRNGSPWTMASLTSSKKKRKRRGKAPTEIAKPADDVVGTNTEDEEGGSILGKLYKHKLDFLERLGSLNLVSNCCFKLSLSDEASSESKPHFSFVELHVDEKKVASERVQAEHRLTEQAEFPEATHFIVSDMTTTGHDKSAIGVIATYLEYRYGTSESFPVAAIHRSLFDEIRRRSNREGVWDDLDLLIKQKGVSRSDFEKLLSKVHPRRDAESQWLELSKELESAGISIRRRIRISNFWHRYRVDRIDESNEILQRRRDAVVAILEQLIAAGIEDVSTVLSEVTVKIPADPAFDLEYTCAMALYEFCNIEDPVVQKTHPQPPEEAP, from the coding sequence ATGATGCACGAGCAACTTGATCTAGCGAACGTCAAGCCGTCCGAGACGGGGGGGCCTCGTGCCTCCAACCGACTCGACTTCCAGAAGAACTGGACCCTTTGCCATCTAGTAGAGCGGCATAAGGAGGGCGCAGATTACGTCGTCGTCTGTGACTACCACGATGACGTTGTCGTACTTATCGGGGTGCCCTCGGCCGCAAAACTTCACTTCTACCAAGTGAAGACGCGTAACGGGAGCCCTTGGACAATGGCCAGCCTCACTTCTTCCAAGAAGAAAAGAAAGAGGAGGGGCAAAGCGCCGACAGAAATAGCGAAGCCGGCCGATGACGTAGTCGGTACCAACACCGAGGATGAAGAAGGTGGGTCGATTCTAGGGAAACTCTACAAGCACAAACTCGACTTCCTTGAGCGGCTAGGGAGCCTAAACCTCGTATCGAACTGCTGTTTTAAGTTGAGCCTGTCGGACGAGGCGAGCAGCGAGTCGAAACCTCACTTTAGCTTTGTAGAGCTTCACGTCGACGAGAAGAAGGTCGCATCCGAACGAGTTCAGGCAGAGCACCGCCTTACCGAGCAAGCCGAGTTCCCTGAAGCCACGCACTTTATTGTGTCTGACATGACGACAACGGGACACGATAAATCCGCCATCGGCGTCATCGCCACGTACCTTGAGTATCGCTATGGCACTTCAGAGAGCTTTCCAGTGGCCGCGATTCACCGGTCACTCTTCGATGAGATTCGCCGACGATCCAACAGGGAAGGCGTCTGGGACGATCTTGACCTTCTCATAAAGCAGAAGGGAGTGAGCCGTTCCGATTTCGAAAAACTGCTGAGTAAGGTCCATCCAAGGCGCGACGCCGAGAGCCAGTGGTTAGAGCTAAGCAAGGAACTTGAGTCAGCAGGAATTTCAATTCGTCGGCGAATCCGCATCAGCAATTTTTGGCACCGTTATCGTGTTGATCGAATTGATGAGTCGAACGAAATCCTTCAGCGACGCAGAGATGCCGTTGTAGCCATCCTTGAACAACTGATTGCGGCCGGTATTGAGGACGTATCGACGGTTTTGTCGGAGGTGACCGTCAAGATTCCAGCGGACCCGGCTTTTGACCTCGAATACACCTGCGCCATGGCTCTATATGAATTCTGCAATATCGAAGACCCGGTCGTACAAAAGACTCATCCGCAACCTCCGGAAGAAGCGCCATGA